CACGATGCGCGGCACGCCCACCTGACGCGCCAGCAGGATGTGCTCCCGGGTCTGCGGCATCGGTCCGTCCGCCGCGCTCACCACCAGGATCGCCCCGTCCATCTGCGCCGCCCCCGTGATCATGTTCTTCACGTAGTCGGCGTGCCCCGGGCAGTCCACGTGCGCATAGTGACGCTTGTCCGTCTCGTACTCCACGTGCGCCGTCGCGATCGTGATGCCGCGCTCCCGCTCTTCCGGTGCGTTGTCGATGCTGTCGAACGACCGCACCACCACTTTCGGGAACTTCTTCGCCATCACCATCGTGATCGCCGAGGTCAGCGTCGTCTTCCCGTGGTCCACGTGGCCAATCGTTCCCACGTTCACGTGCGGCTTTGAGCGATCGAACTTCTCCTTGGACATCCTGCTCCTTCCTGGGCCGCCCGCTGCGGGTCCGGCCGGCGTCTGTGAGGAACGCTAGGTGTTGGCGGCTCCCTGGATCCGCGCGATCACTTCCTCACTGATGTTCTTGGGGGTCTCGTCGTAATGGCTGAAGTGCATCGTGTAGGTGGCGCGGCCCTGGGTGCGCGAGCGCAGGTCGGTGGCATAGCCGAACATCGCGGCGAGCGGCACCTTCGAGGTGATCACCTGGGTGCCCGCGCGGGCCTCCATGTGCTCCACCCGCCCGCGCCGCGCGTTCAGGTCGCCAATCACGTCGCCCATGTACTGCTCCGGGACGACCACCTCGACGCTCATCATCGGCTCGAGCAGCACCGGGCTTCCCTTGGCGGCGCCGTCCTTGAAGGCCATCGAGCCGGCGATCTTGAACGCCATCTCCGACGAGTCGACCTCGTGATACGAGCCGTCCACCAGCTTCACCTTGATGTCGCGCATCTCGAAGCCGGCCAGGACCCCGTTCTGCATCGCTTCGCGGATGCCGGTCTCCACCGGCTTGATGTATTCCCGCGGCACGACGCCGCCGACGATCTCGTTCTCGAAGACGAAGCCGCCGCCCGGGGCCAAAGGCTCCAGCTCGATCTTGACGTGGCCGTACTGGCCGCGGCCTCCGGTCTGCTTGATGTAGCGCCCTTCCGCCTTGGCCGGCCGGCGGATGGTCTCCTTGTAGGCCACCTGCGGCTTGCCGACGTTGACCCCGACGTTGAACTCGCGCACCAGGCGGTCGGTGATGATCTCCAGGTGCAGCTCGCCCATGCCGGAGATGATCGTCTGTGCCGTGTCGGGGTCGGTGTTGATCTTGAAGGTCGGGTCTTCCTGCGCCAGCTTGGCGAGGGCCCCGCCCAGCTTCTCCTGGTCGGCTTTGGTCTTCGGCTCGATGGCCACCGCAATGACCGGCTCCGGGAACTCCATCGGCTCCAGGAGGACGGGTGAGCTCTCGGCGCAGATGGTCTCGCCCGTGGTGACGTTCTTGAGCCCGACGCAGGCGGCGATGTCGCCGGCGTAGACCTCTTTGATTTCTTCGCGCTCGTTGGCATGCATCTGCAGCAGCCGGCCGATGCGCTCGCGCTTGTCGCGGTTGGCGTTCAAAACGGTGGTGCCGGCATCCAGCCGCCCCGAGTAGACGCGGATGAAGGCCAGCTGGCCGACGTACGGGTCGGTCATGATCTTGAACGCCAGCGCGGAGAAGGGGGCCTTGTCATCGGCGGGCCGGGCTTCGACCTTGGTGGTTCCGGGCACCGTCCCCTCGATCGCCGGGACCTCCACGGGAGACGGGAGGAAATCGACCACCGCATCGAGCAGCTGTTGCACGCCCTTGTTCTTGAAGGCGGCGCCGCACAGGACCGGTGTGAAGTGCAGGGCAATCGTCCCCTTGCGTAGAGCGCCGACGATCTCCTGCTCGGTGAGCGCCTCGCCGGCCAGGTAGCGAGCCAGCAGATCGTCGCTCTCCTCGCAGGCCGCCTCCACCAGCTTCTCGCGCGCCGCCTCGGCGGCCTTGCGCGACTCGGCAGGGATTTCGGTCTCCTCGAACTCCTCCCCCTTTTCATCGGCCCAGCGGTAGGCTTTCATCCGGATGAGATCGATGACGCCTTCGAAGTGCTCCTCCGAGCCCAGGGGAAGCTGAATCGGGACCGGCCGGGCGTTGAGCTTGGTCACCATCATCCGGGTGCAGCGATCGAAGTCGGCGCCCTGCCGGTCCATTTTGTTCACGAAGGCGATCCGCGGGACCTGGTACTTGTCCGCCTGCCTCCAGACCGTCTCCGATTGCGGCTCCACCCCGCCCACCGCGCAGAACACCCCGATGGCGCCGTCCAGGACCCGCAGCGAGCGCTCCACTTCCGCCGTGAAGTCAACGTGGCCGGGGGTGTCGATGATGTTCACCCGGAACCCCTTCCACTCGGCGGTCGTCGCGGCCGACGTGATGGTGATGCCGCGCTCCTGCTCCTGGACCATCCAGTCCATCGTGGCGGTCCCGTCGTGCACCTCGCCGATTTTGTAGATCCGGCCGGTGTAATAGAGGATGCGCTCGGTGGTGGTGGTCTTCCCGGCATCGATGTGCGCCATGATGCCGATGTTGCGCGTCTTTTCGAGCGAGAACTTTCTCGGCACGGCTCAACTCTCCGGCCCGGAGCGGCCCCGGCGGCAAGAATCCGCCATGACGCTCTCCAAGACTGATCTGCTCCTGGAGGCCCGGGTCTACCAGCGATAGTGGGCGAAAGCCTTGTTGGCCTCCGCCATCTTGTGGGTGTCTTCTCTCTTCTTGATGGCGTTGCCGCGCATCTGCGCGGCATCCAGCAGCTCCGCCGCAAGCTTTTCGCGCATGGTCTTCTCCGACCCGCGCTCGGAGGAGTACTGGATCAGCCACCGGATGGCCAGGGACTGGCGGCGCGAGGGGTTGACCTCGACCGGGACCTGGTAGGTCGCCCCGCCGACGCGGCGCGACTTGACCTCCAGGACCGGCTTCACGTTGTCCACGGCCTTCTTCAATATCTTCACCGGGTCGTCCTTGGTGCGGTCCTTGATGACGTCCATGGCACCGTAGAAGATCCCCTCGGCGGTGGCCTTCTTGCCGCGCTCCATGATGCAGTTCATGAACTTGGTCACGAGCTGGGACTGGAACAGCGGATCGGGAAGCACCTCCCGCTTGGCGACGACCTTTCTGCGTGGCATGGCGTGACGAAACCCTCGGTGACGGGCGGATACGCCGCCCTGATTCTGATTCCTAGCCCGCGGCCTTCTGCCGCTTGGCGCCGTATTTCGATCGGCTCTTCTTCCGTCCTTCCACCCCCATCGAATCGAGGGTGCCGCGGACGATGTGGTAGCGAACTCCCGGCAGATCCTTCACGCGACCGCCTCGGATCAGCACGATCGAGTGCTCCTGCAGGTTGTGGCCCACTCCGGGGATGTAGGTCGTGACCTCGATGCCGTTCGTGAGCCGCACGCGCGCCACCTTGCGCAGCGCCGAGTTCGGCTTCTTCGGCGTGGAGGTAAAAACACGCACGCAGACGCCGCGTTTCTGCGGCGAGGCCTGCAGCGCCGGAGATTTCGTGCGTCCGCGCTGCAACTCGCGGCCTTGCTTCACCAGCTGCTGAATCGTGGGCACAGAAAAAACCTCCGAACCTCTCGGAAATCATTCACTTGCTTTGGGGAGACTTTCCCGCCGGGCCGGAGGCAACTCCGCTGAGGCGAAAAACCGCGCGATGCTATCAGAGGACTCCAGCCCTGTCAAGACTTTAGAGAGCTTCTTTGTCCCCCCGGGCCGAAAGGAAGCGCTCTTCGGCCGCTGGCGGAAGAGCCGCGGCCACTTCCTCCGGGATTTCCGGCTCTTCCTCGATCATCGGAGGCTCGTCGGGGGCGATGGTGATGCGCCGGTAGTGCTCCATGCCCGTGCCCGCCGGGATCAGGCGCCCCATGATCACGTTTTCCTTCAAGCCGCGCAGGTAGTCGACCTTGCCGCTGATGGAGGCCTCGGTGAGGACCCGGGTGGTCTCCTGGAAGGAGGCCGCCGAGATGAAGCTCTCCGTCGACAGCGACGCCTTGGTGATGCCGAGCAGCAGCGGCCGGCCGCGCGCCGGCTCCGCGCCCTCGGAGCGCACCCGGGCGTTCTCCTCCTGGAAGCGGAACTTGTCGACCTGCTCTTCGATGATGAAGTCGGTGTCGCCCACCTCCTCCACCTTGACCCAGCGCATCATCTGGCGAACCACCGTCTCGATGTGCTTGTCGTTGATGTTGACGCCCTGCAGCCGGTAGACCTCCTGGATCTCGTTGACCAGGTAATCTTGCAGCTCGCTCTGGCCCTTGACGCGCAGGATGTCGTGCGGGTTGATGGGACCGTCGATGAGCGGCTCTCCGGCCCTGACGCGCTCCCCTTCCTGGATGTTGATGTGCACGCCCTTGGGGATGTTGTACTCGTGCGTCTCACCCTCGTCCGTGGCCACGGTGATCTTGCGCATTCCCTTGGCCACCTCCCCGTACTTTACCAATCCGTCGACTTCCGAGATGACGGCGGGCTCCTTCGGGCGGCGCGCTTCGAACAGCTCGACGACGCGCGGCAGTCCGCCGGTGATGTCTTTCGTCTTGGTGGTCTCGCGCGGGATCTTCGCCAGGATGGTTCCCGGGTGGACCTGGTCGTCGCTGCCCACCATGAGCAGGGCGCGCGACGGCAGCAGGTAGCGCCGCAGGATCTTCTTGTCCTGGCGGATCAGAATCTGCGGCTGGTGCTTCTCGTCGGGCGACTCGAGGACGACCTGACGGGCGAAGCCGGTGACCTCGTCCACCTCCTCCTTCATCGTCACCCCTTCGACCAGGTCCTTGAACTCGGCCTGGCCCCCGACCTCCGTCAGGATCGCGAAGGTGTAAGGGTCCCACTCCAGCAGCAGCGCGCCGGGCTGGATTTCCTGGCCGTCGGTCACCTTGACGGTGGCGCCGTAGACCACCGCGTGGCGCTCTTTCTCGCGCCCCTTGGGGTCCTGAACCACCAGCAGCCCGGTGCGGTTGATGGCCACCAGGTCGCCGTCCTTGTTCTGGACCGTCGCCAGGTTGATGAAGCGGATAATCCCGGCGTTCTTCGACTCGACCGTCGACTGCTCGCTGACGCGCGAGGCGGTGCCGCCGATGTGGAAGGTGCGCATCGTCAGCTGCGTACCCGGCTCGCCGATGCTCTGCGCCGCCAGCACGCCCACCGCCTCGCCCAGCTCGACCATGCGGCCGGTGGCCAGGTTGCGGCCGTAGCAGCGGATGCAGACGCCGCGCTTGCTCTCGCAGGTGAGCACCGAGCGGATCTTCACTCGCTCGATCCCCGAGGCCTGGATCAGGATGGCGTAGTCCTCGGTGATCTCCTGGTTGGTGCGGATGATCAGATCGCCGGTGAACGGATCGACGATGTCCTCCATCGCCACGCGGCCGACGATCCGGTCGCGCAGCGGCTCGATGACCTCGCCGCCTTCGATGATGGCCGACACGTAGATGCCGTCCAGCGTCTGGCAGTCCTCCTCGTTGATGATCACGTCCTGGCAGACGTCGACCAGCCGGCGCGTCAGGTAGCCGGAGTCGGCCGTCTTCAGCGCCGTGTCGGCCAGCCCCTTGCGGGCGCCGTGCGTCGAGATGAAGTACTGCAGCACGTTCAGACCTTCGCGGAAATTCGCCGTGATCGGGGTTTCGATGATCTCCCCCGAGGGCTTGGCCATCAGTCCGCGCATCCCGGCGAGCTGGCGCATCTGCTGCTTGGATCCGCGGGCGCCCGAGTCGGCCATCATGTAGATGGGGTTGAACTCCCGACCGCTGCGGTCGATCTTCTCCATCTCCTTGAACATCTCGTCCGAGATCTTCTCGGTAACCTCCGACCAGATGCCGATGACTTTGTTGTAGCGCTCTCCGTTGGTGATGGCGCCGTCCAGGTACTGCTGCTCGACGGCGATCTGCTCGCGCCGCGCCTCGTCCACCAGGCGGGGCTTGCTGGCCGGGATGACCATGTCGTCGATGCCGATCGAGATTCCCGCCCGGGTGGCGTAGTAGAAGCCCAGGGCCTTGATCTCGTCCACCATCAGCACGGTCTTCTCGTTGCCCAGGCGCAGATAGCCGTAGGAGACGAGCTGGCCGAGCCCCTTCTTCTTGAGAATGCCGTTGACGAACGGCACGCCCTCCGGGAGGTGATCGTTGAACAGGACGCGACCAACGGTGGTGGTGATGATCTGCCGCTCGACCTCCTGCACGTCGGTGTGCAGCACGTCCTGGTCGTCATAGACGGTGGTCAGGTCCATCAGCCCGCCGGTGTAGCGAAGGCGGACCGAGGCGAGCAGGTCCACCTCGCGCGCTTCGTAAGCCAGCAGCACGTCCTCGACGGAGTTGAAGATTCGTCCTTCGCCGCGCGCTCCCTTGCGCTCCTTGGTCAGGTAGTAGATTCCCAGGACGATGTCCTGGGTCGGCACCACGACCGGCTGGCCGTTGGCCGGCGAGAGCAGGTTCTGGGTCGAGAGCATCAGTACCTGCGCCTCGATCTGCGCCTTGGGAGAGAGCGGGATGTGCACGGCCATCTGGTCGCCGTCGAAGTCGGCGTTGAAGGCGGTGCAGACCAGCGGGTGGATCTTGATCGCCTTGCCCTCCACCAGCACCGGCTCGAAGGCCTGGATGCCAAGGCGGTGCAGCGTGGGGGCGCGGTTCAACAGAACCGGGTGCTCCTTGATGACTTCCTCGAGGAAATCCCACACCCGCGGCTTCTGCAGCTCCACCATCTCCTTGGCGGCCTTGATGGTGGACACCAGCCCTTCCTGCTCGAGCTTGTTGTAGATGAACGGCTTGAACAGCTCCAGGGCCATCTTCTTGGGAAGCCCGCACTGGTTCAGCCGCAGCTCCGGGCCGACCACGATGACCGAGCGGCCCGAGTAGTCGACGCGCTTGCCGAGCAGGTTCTGGCGGAAGCGTCCCTGCTTTCCCTTCAGCGTGTCGGAGAGCGACTTGAGAGGCCGGTTGTTGGTGCCGCGCAGGATGCGGCCGCGCCGGCCGTTGTCGAACAGCGCATCCACCGCCTCCTGCAGCATGCGCTTCTCGTTGCGGATGATCACTTCCGGCGCCTTGAGCTCCAGGAGCTTCTTGAGCCGGTTGTTGCGGTTGATCACCCGTCGATACAGGTCGTTCAGGTCCGAGGTGGCGAAACGGCCGCCGTCCAGCGGGACGAGGGGCCGCAGCTCGGGCGGGATGACCGGGATGATGTCGAGGATCATCCACTCGGGCTTGTTGCCCGACTTGCGGAACGCCTCGACCACCTTCAGGCGCTTGGCATACTTCAGGCGCTTCTGGGCCGAGGTCTCGGTCTTCATGCGCTCGCGCATCTCGACCGACAGCTCGTCCACCTTGACGCGCTGCAGCAGCTTCTTGATTGCCTCGGCCCCCATCATCGCGGTGAACGAGGTGCCGTGCTCCTCGCGGATCTGGCGGAAGCGCTCCTCCGTCAGGAGCTCCTTTTCCTTGACCGGGGCGTTGCCTGGATCGATCACCACGTAGGCCTCGAAGTACAGAATGCGCTCGAGGTCCCGCAGCGTGATGTCGAGCAGGTGCCCGATGCGGCTGGGCAGCCCCTTGAAGAACCAGACGTGGGAGACGGGCGAGGCGAGATCGATGTGCCCCATGCGCTCGCGGCGGACCTTGCTCTGGGTCACCTCGACGCCGCACTTGTCGCACACCACGCCGCGGTGCTTCATGCGCTTGAACTTGCCGCACAAGCACTCCCAGTCCACCGTCGGTCCGAAGATCTTGGCGCAGAAAAGCCCGTCGCGCTCCGGCTTGAAGGTCCGGTAGTTGATGGTCTCGGGCTTGGTCACCTCGCCGTAGGACCAGGAGCGGATCTTGTCGGGCGAGGCCAGGGAGATGCGGATCGCTTCGAAATCATTGATCGTCCGCGCTTTCTCCGAAAATGGAGAGCTCTTGCTCAGGGGTCGGATTCCCTCGGCAGCCAGGCTCATCGTTCACCCCCGCTGAGAAGTTGAACATCAAGGCAAAGGCTCTGGAGCTCCCGGATCAGAACGTTGAACGATTCCGGGAGGCCGGGCTCGACGGTCGTCTCCCCCTTCACCAGCGCCTCATAGATTTTGGTTCTGCCGTACACGTCGTCGGATTTCGCGGTCAGGAGCTCCTGGAGGATGTGCGCGGCGCCGTAGGCCTCCAGCGCCCAGACCTCCATCTCCCCGAACCGCTGGCCGCCGAACTGGGCCTTGCCTCCCAGCGGCTGCTGGGTGATCAGGCTGTAGGGCCCGATCGACCGGGCGTGGATCTTGTCGTCCACCAGGTGCGAGAGCTTCATCATGTAGATGTAGCCCACGGTGACCTTCTGGTCGAAGGCCTCGCCCGTCTTGCCGTCGAAAAGGACGGTCTTGCCCGACAGCGGCAGCCCGGCCCGCTCCAGCTGGGTCTTGATCTCTCCTTCACGCGCCCCGTCGAACACCGGGGTCGCGTAGCGCAGCCCCAATGCCTTGGCGGCCCATCCGAGGTGGGTCTCCAGGATTTGCCCCACGTTCATGCGCGAGGGGACGCCCAGCGGATTGAGGACGATCTCCACCGGGGTGCCGTCGGGCAGATGCGGCATGTCCTCCGAGGGGAGGATCTTGGCGATGACTCCCTTGTTGCCGTGGCGTCCCGCCATCTTGTCGCCGACGCTGAGCTTGCGCTTCATGGCCACGTAGACCTTGACCATCTTGATGACGCCCGGCGCGAGCTCGTCGCCCTTCTTCAGCTGGGCGATCTTCTCCTCGTACAGGCGGCGGAGGATCTCCACCCGCCGCTCGGTGCGCTCGCCGATCTCGGCGATTTCCATCTGCTCGGCCTTCTTCGCCTCCACTTCGACGCGCAGCAGATCGTCGACCGGCAGGCTTGAGAGGATCTCCTCGGTGAGGTCATCCCCCTTGGCGAGCAGCTCCTTGCGCCCGCGTCTCTCTTTCAGCGGCGCCGCCAGCTTCTTGCCCACCAGCAGCTCCGTGATCCGCTTGCGGTTCTCCTCCTTGAGGATGCGGATCTCGTCGTTGAGGTTCTTCTCCATTCGGGCGATCTGGTCCTGCTCGATCGCCAGGGCGCGGCCGTCCTTCTCGACCCCCTTGCGGCAGAAGATCTTGACGTCGACCACCGTGCCCTCGATGCCGGGCGGGGTGGTGAGCGACGCGTCGCGGACGTCCCCCGATTTCTCGCCGAAGATGGCCCGCAGCAGCTTCTCCTCGGGGGTGAGCTGGGTCTCTCCCTTCGGGGTGATCTTCCCGACCAGGATGTCGCCCGGCTTCACGTTGGCCCCGATGCGGATGATGCCGCTCTCGTCGAGGTCCTTCAGGAAGTCCTCGCTGACGTTCGGGATGTCGCGCGTGATCTCCTCGGGTCCAAGCTTGGTGTCGCGCGCCTCGATCTCGAACTCCTCGATGTGGATCGAGGTGAAGTAGTCGTCGGTGATCAGGCGCTCCGAGACCAGGATGGCGTCCTCGAAGTTGTAGCCGCGCCAGGGCATGAAGGCGACCAGGACGTTGCGTCCGAGCGCCAGCTCGCCGCGGTCGGTGCAGGGGCCGTCCGCCAGGACGTCGCCCCGCTTCACTTCCTGCCCCACCTTCACCACCGAGCGCTGGTTGATGCAGGTGTTCTGGTTGGAGCGCTTGAACTTCGTCAGGCTGTAGATGTCGGCCCCGAAGTCCTCGCCCTCGTGCGCGTGGATGGTGCCGTCATGGGTGACGCGGATGATCACGCGCTGCGAGTCGACGTAGTCGACGATGCCGTCGCGCTGGGCGAGCACCACCGCGCCGGAGTCCTTGGCGGTGATCTCCTCCATGCCGGTCCCCACGAAGGGCGATTCGGCGCGCAGCAGCGGCACCGCCTGGCGCTGCATGTTGGATCCCATCAGCGCGCGGTTGGCGTCGTCGTTCTCCAGGAACGGGATGAGCGAGGCCGCCACCGACACGAGCTGCTTGGGCGAGACGTCGATGAACTGCACCTCGTCCCGGTGCACCAGCTTGAACTCCCCGGCGACGCGCGCCGAGACGCGCTCCTGCGCAAGCATCCCGTCCTCGGAGATCTCGGCGTTGGCCTGCGCGATGACCGCCTTGTCCTCCTCCCACGCGGTGAGATAGAAGGGATGGGGATCCAGCTCCGGCAGGCGGATTTTCTTGCCGGTGGTCTTCTTCAGCCGCTTGAGCTCCTCCTCCATCTCCTCGCGGCTCACCACCTGGGCGACCTGGAGATGCGACGAGCCGCGGCTCAGCACGCGGTAGTAGTCGAGCACGCGCCCCTTCTCGACCTTGCGGTAGGGCGACTCGATAAAGCCGAACTCGTTGATGCGGGCATAGCAGGACAGCGAGGAGATCAGCCCGATGTTCGGCCCTTCCGGGGTCTCGATGGGACAGATGCGGCCGTAGTGGGTCGGGTGCACGTCGCGCACCTCGAACCCGGCCCGCTCGCGCGACAACCCGCCCGGCCCGAGCGCCGACAGCCGGCGCTTGTGGGTGATCTCGGAGAGCGGGTTGGTCTGGTCCATGAACTGCGACAGCTGGCTGGAGCCGAAGAACTCCTGGATCGCCGCCATGACCGGCTTGGCGTTGATCAGGTCGTGCGGCATTGCCGTGGTCATCTCCTGGTAGACCGACATCTTCTCCTTGATCGCCCGCTCCATGCGGACCAGACCGATGCGGAACTGGTTCTCCAGGAGCTCGCCCACCGCGCGCACGCGCCGGTTCCCGAGGTGGTCGATGTCGTCCAGGTTTCCAAAGCCTTTGCGCAGCTTGAACAGGTACGACAGCACCTTGCAGAAGTCGGGGGCGCCGAGGGTGCGCCGGTCCAGGGGGACGTCGCCCAGCTCCAGCTTGGTGTTGAACTTCAGCCGGCCGACGCGCGACAGGTCGTATCGGTTGGGGTCGAAGAACATCCCCTCGAACAGGTTGCGCGACCCTTCCAGGGTGGGCGGATCGCCCGGGCGCAGGCGGCGATAGATCTCGACCAGCGACTCGTCCTGGTTCTTGATGGCGTCCTTGCGCAGGGTCTCGGAGAGGACTTTGCCGATCTCGTCCTCCTCCGGGAAGAACAGGCGAACCTCCTCGATCCCCCGCTCGATGGCGTCGGACAGGTGCTTCTCCGTGAAGGGCTGGTTCGCCTCCAGGAGCACCTCGCCCGTCTTCATGTCGACGATGTCGGCGGCGGCGTAGGCCCCCTCGAGGGCGTCGGGATCCACCGGGATGGCGTGGATCTTCGCCTTCTCCATGGCGCCAATCATGGCCCGGCGAATCTTCTTTCCCTTGGCGGCGATCACCTCGTCGGTCTTCGGATCGACGATGTCGATCTTGGCCTTGCGGCCGGCCAGGCCGGGCGAGACGTCCCACAGGATCTTCTTGCTGTCCAACGCGATGCGCTCGACGCGGTAGAAGCTCTTGAGGATCTCCTCGTCGGTCTTGAGCCCGAGCGCCCGCAGGAAGATGGTCCCGAGGAACTTGCGCTTGCGGTCGATGCGGACGTAGAGGATGTCCTTGGCGTCGTACTCGAACTCGACCCAGCTTCCCCGGTACGGGATGATCTTCGCCATGAAGACCGTCCGGTTGTGGTTCGACTGGAAGAACACCCCCGGGGAGCGGTGCAGCTGGCTGACGATGACCCGCTCGGTGCCGTTGATGATGAACGTGCCATTGTCGGTCAGCAGCGGGATCTCGCCGAAGTAGACCTCCTGCTCCTTGATGTCGCGGATTTCCTTGTTGCCGGTGGCCGTGTCCTTCTCGAAAACCTTGAGGCGGATCTTCACCTTCAGCGGGACCGTGTAGGTCATGCCGCGCTCCTGGCACTCCTGCACGTCGTATTTGAACTTGAGGGAGACCGGATCGCCGCAGATGTCGCAGATGCTGATGCGATTGTCGTTGACGTGCCCGCAGTCGGGGCATAGGACGCTGAAGACTTTGGGGTTCTGCACGGCGATCTTCTTGCCGCACTTGGAACAGGCCATGCGCAGGTGCTGCAGCCCTTCGAGCTTGCCGCACTTGCACTCCCAGTTGCCGATGGAGAACTCCTCGAACTCCAGGGAGGAGGTG
Above is a window of Candidatus Polarisedimenticolia bacterium DNA encoding:
- the rpoC gene encoding DNA-directed RNA polymerase subunit beta' produces the protein MSLAAEGIRPLSKSSPFSEKARTINDFEAIRISLASPDKIRSWSYGEVTKPETINYRTFKPERDGLFCAKIFGPTVDWECLCGKFKRMKHRGVVCDKCGVEVTQSKVRRERMGHIDLASPVSHVWFFKGLPSRIGHLLDITLRDLERILYFEAYVVIDPGNAPVKEKELLTEERFRQIREEHGTSFTAMMGAEAIKKLLQRVKVDELSVEMRERMKTETSAQKRLKYAKRLKVVEAFRKSGNKPEWMILDIIPVIPPELRPLVPLDGGRFATSDLNDLYRRVINRNNRLKKLLELKAPEVIIRNEKRMLQEAVDALFDNGRRGRILRGTNNRPLKSLSDTLKGKQGRFRQNLLGKRVDYSGRSVIVVGPELRLNQCGLPKKMALELFKPFIYNKLEQEGLVSTIKAAKEMVELQKPRVWDFLEEVIKEHPVLLNRAPTLHRLGIQAFEPVLVEGKAIKIHPLVCTAFNADFDGDQMAVHIPLSPKAQIEAQVLMLSTQNLLSPANGQPVVVPTQDIVLGIYYLTKERKGARGEGRIFNSVEDVLLAYEAREVDLLASVRLRYTGGLMDLTTVYDDQDVLHTDVQEVERQIITTTVGRVLFNDHLPEGVPFVNGILKKKGLGQLVSYGYLRLGNEKTVLMVDEIKALGFYYATRAGISIGIDDMVIPASKPRLVDEARREQIAVEQQYLDGAITNGERYNKVIGIWSEVTEKISDEMFKEMEKIDRSGREFNPIYMMADSGARGSKQQMRQLAGMRGLMAKPSGEIIETPITANFREGLNVLQYFISTHGARKGLADTALKTADSGYLTRRLVDVCQDVIINEEDCQTLDGIYVSAIIEGGEVIEPLRDRIVGRVAMEDIVDPFTGDLIIRTNQEITEDYAILIQASGIERVKIRSVLTCESKRGVCIRCYGRNLATGRMVELGEAVGVLAAQSIGEPGTQLTMRTFHIGGTASRVSEQSTVESKNAGIIRFINLATVQNKDGDLVAINRTGLLVVQDPKGREKERHAVVYGATVKVTDGQEIQPGALLLEWDPYTFAILTEVGGQAEFKDLVEGVTMKEEVDEVTGFARQVVLESPDEKHQPQILIRQDKKILRRYLLPSRALLMVGSDDQVHPGTILAKIPRETTKTKDITGGLPRVVELFEARRPKEPAVISEVDGLVKYGEVAKGMRKITVATDEGETHEYNIPKGVHINIQEGERVRAGEPLIDGPINPHDILRVKGQSELQDYLVNEIQEVYRLQGVNINDKHIETVVRQMMRWVKVEEVGDTDFIIEEQVDKFRFQEENARVRSEGAEPARGRPLLLGITKASLSTESFISAASFQETTRVLTEASISGKVDYLRGLKENVIMGRLIPAGTGMEHYRRITIAPDEPPMIEEEPEIPEEVAAALPPAAEERFLSARGDKEAL
- the rpsL gene encoding 30S ribosomal protein S12; this encodes MPTIQQLVKQGRELQRGRTKSPALQASPQKRGVCVRVFTSTPKKPNSALRKVARVRLTNGIEVTTYIPGVGHNLQEHSIVLIRGGRVKDLPGVRYHIVRGTLDSMGVEGRKKSRSKYGAKRQKAAG
- the fusA gene encoding elongation factor G; translation: MPRKFSLEKTRNIGIMAHIDAGKTTTTERILYYTGRIYKIGEVHDGTATMDWMVQEQERGITITSAATTAEWKGFRVNIIDTPGHVDFTAEVERSLRVLDGAIGVFCAVGGVEPQSETVWRQADKYQVPRIAFVNKMDRQGADFDRCTRMMVTKLNARPVPIQLPLGSEEHFEGVIDLIRMKAYRWADEKGEEFEETEIPAESRKAAEAAREKLVEAACEESDDLLARYLAGEALTEQEIVGALRKGTIALHFTPVLCGAAFKNKGVQQLLDAVVDFLPSPVEVPAIEGTVPGTTKVEARPADDKAPFSALAFKIMTDPYVGQLAFIRVYSGRLDAGTTVLNANRDKRERIGRLLQMHANEREEIKEVYAGDIAACVGLKNVTTGETICAESSPVLLEPMEFPEPVIAVAIEPKTKADQEKLGGALAKLAQEDPTFKINTDPDTAQTIISGMGELHLEIITDRLVREFNVGVNVGKPQVAYKETIRRPAKAEGRYIKQTGGRGQYGHVKIELEPLAPGGGFVFENEIVGGVVPREYIKPVETGIREAMQNGVLAGFEMRDIKVKLVDGSYHEVDSSEMAFKIAGSMAFKDGAAKGSPVLLEPMMSVEVVVPEQYMGDVIGDLNARRGRVEHMEARAGTQVITSKVPLAAMFGYATDLRSRTQGRATYTMHFSHYDETPKNISEEVIARIQGAANT
- the rpsG gene encoding 30S ribosomal protein S7 gives rise to the protein MPRRKVVAKREVLPDPLFQSQLVTKFMNCIMERGKKATAEGIFYGAMDVIKDRTKDDPVKILKKAVDNVKPVLEVKSRRVGGATYQVPVEVNPSRRQSLAIRWLIQYSSERGSEKTMREKLAAELLDAAQMRGNAIKKREDTHKMAEANKAFAHYRW
- a CDS encoding GTP-binding protein: MSKEKFDRSKPHVNVGTIGHVDHGKTTLTSAITMVMAKKFPKVVVRSFDSIDNAPEERERGITIATAHVEYETDKRHYAHVDCPGHADYVKNMITGAAQMDGAILVVSAADGPMPQTREHILLARQVGVPRIV